One Spea bombifrons isolate aSpeBom1 chromosome 1, aSpeBom1.2.pri, whole genome shotgun sequence DNA window includes the following coding sequences:
- the LOC128471680 gene encoding serine/threonine-protein kinase ULK1-like: MEQEHTDTLRSLRFTLAFAQSVIEIAILKGSSVDVNASVTSEYQMQESVVADQISLLSREWSYAEQLVLYLKAAELLSSGLQTAMEQVKSGKLCLSSTVKQVVKKLNELYKSSVSSCHCLNLQLQKFFADKQKLMDRINSITAERLIFSYAVQMVRPKDTTGSLKSISLYYNLPDLQWSIFTSECRENSHQCAKLTLLLFCMSVK; the protein is encoded by the exons ATGGAG CAGGAGCACACCGACACGCTGCGCAGCCTGAGGTTCACGCTGGCCTTCGCCCAGTCTGTCATCGAGATTGCAATTCTCAAAGGGAGCTCAGTGGATGTAAATGCTTCAGTGACTTCAGAATACCAGATGCAAGAGAGTGTTGTTGCTGATCAAATCAGTCTGCTGAGCCGAGAATGGAG TTACGCAGAACAGCTGGTACTCTACCTCAAGGCGGCAGAACTTCTTTCCTCTGGTTTACAGACTGCCATGGAGCAAGTCAAGTCAGGCAAATTGTGCCTCTCCTCCACAGTAAAACAGG TTGTGAAGAAGCTAAATGAGCTGTACAAATCCAGCGTGTCTTCATGCCACTGCCTGAACTTACAGCTCCAGAAGTTCTTTGCTGACAAGCAAAAGCTGATGGATCGAATCAACAGCATCACTGCAGAGAGACTGATCTTTAGCTATGCTGTCCAGATGGTGAGACCCAAAGATACCACAGGATCTTTAAAATCTATATCTTTGTATTATAATTTACCTGATCTTCAGTGGTCAATCTTCACCTCAGAGTGCAGAGAAAACTCCCACCAATGTGCAAAGCTAACCTTGCTACTGTTTTGTATGAGTGTCAAATAG
- the LOC128471774 gene encoding pseudouridylate synthase 1 homolog — MSYGLKRVTGRFNSKNTCDARTYSYTLPTFAFSHKDHETQDESFRLSKETLDKVNELLALYKGTHNFHNFTSQKGPRDPSAKRYIMEMHCEPPFQQGGLELAVIKVKGQSFMMHQIRKMIGLVIAVVKGYAPVSIIERSWGEEKVDIPKVPGLGLVLEKVHFEKYNRRFGNDGLHESLDWVEEEDKIESFKKEHIYPTIIQTEIQEKSMSTWMATLPIHDYEASSSQQNTDIHKVEGVSHVASDEDEGSD, encoded by the exons ATGTCATATG gctTGAAAAGGGTAACAGGACGATTTAACTCCAAGAACACATGTGATGCTCGTACATATTCCTATACTCTGCCCACCTTTGCTTTCTCACACAAGGACCATGAGACGCAAGATGAGAGTTTTCGGCTGAGCAAGGAAACTCTGGATAAGGTGAATGAGCTCCTTGCTCTTTATAAGGGCACCCACAACTTCCACAACTTTACATCTCAAAAAGGTCCACGGGACCCTAGTGCAAAACGTTACATTATGGAAATGCACTGTGAACCTCCTTTTCAACAAGGAGGCTTGGAGCTAGCTGTGATCAAAGTAAAAGGGCAGAGCTTTATGATGCACCAAATCCGTAAGATGATTGGGTTAGTTATTGCAGTGGTAAAGGGCTATGCGCCTGTGTCCATCATTGAGAGAAGCTGGGGCGAAGAAAAAGTGGATATCCCTAAAGTTCCTGGTCTTGGTCTGGTACTTGAGAAGGTTCATTTTGAGAAGTACAACCGGCGTTTTGGCAACGATGGTCTCCATGAATCTTTGGACTGGGTGGAAGAAGAAGATAAAATAGAGTCGTTTAAGAAAGAGCACATTTACCCCACCATTATACAGACAGAAATACAGGAAAAATCCATGTCCACTTGGATGGCTACCCTTCCTATCCATGACTATGAAGCCTCTTCCTCGCAACAAAACACAGACATCCACAAG GTTGAAGGTGTATCACATGTTGCCAGTGATGAAGATGAAGGCTCTGACTGA